From one Flavobacteriales bacterium genomic stretch:
- a CDS encoding DUF4258 domain-containing protein, with product MTVNFYFTKHALIEMSDENISIQNVKEVVLNGKVIRTYPEDPKGLSRLVLGFPDGRAIHVVCAQHLQTVHVITAYLPSTDIWENDLETKRQEP from the coding sequence ATGACGGTCAATTTTTACTTCACGAAGCATGCATTGATTGAAATGAGTGATGAAAACATCTCTATTCAAAACGTGAAAGAAGTTGTATTGAACGGAAAGGTGATTAGAACTTATCCTGAAGACCCCAAAGGTCTATCGCGACTGGTGCTCGGATTTCCTGATGGACGCGCCATTCATGTGGTTTGCGCACAACATCTGCAAACCGTTCACGTCATTACAGCATACCTGCCAAGTACCGACATTTGGGAGAACGATTTAGAAACGAAACGACAAGAGCCATGA
- a CDS encoding T9SS type A sorting domain-containing protein produces MRKLYSVLFSFIFITSAFAQVPTSGLVGQWTFTNGSLYDFYTSTSAVAQPGAVTTTDRFGNAGNAYDLPTAAYLTFGDVFDVETGGTNDFAFSFWVKFDQINSTYRYMLGKAAFESTCGLAGREYAFLINASNQVEAQLFGALTGGHVRYRTNGTVSANAWTHIVYSVNVGQLISNNLSGMKIYINGVLQTTSISETVSTGIGNGMDNGTAHLSAARYAGASGAQCGTTQYLDGKFDDLRVYNRVLSAQEVLDLYNEEICDQAVITTQPPAAVAFCSGGSADISIDVADTDATLVWQVNTGNGWGYLTNQTGSTITVTTAGTYRVETQSACGAYGYSEETEVAVDAPAFVSQNASPSYICPSVGHVELNAFAVGEGMTYQWYRNMAGQPYGNQNSIVGATNETYQAAIPDVYYTVIVTACGNSITSNYIQVANGSDNSITIGGFSPGLGTICAGQSVTIVTQVAQSSSFVWSPANGTGNGQYLVSPTETTTYTVTATSNTFGCSATTTATVTVVDPQPEIVENMGTLEITGGTFNGFQWYLDGNIIQGAVSATYTPTVDGDYTVYVVEGSCSNTSDPFAYTGVATGIANATTNGLSIYPNPFNSEFVIETIQPTQIRVMNALGEVVLSRTINGRTSIDASSLSSGIYFVQEETSGAVMKLVKN; encoded by the coding sequence ATGCGAAAATTATACTCAGTACTCTTTTCATTCATCTTTATTACGAGCGCTTTTGCACAGGTTCCAACGAGCGGACTTGTTGGCCAATGGACGTTTACGAACGGTTCATTGTACGATTTCTACACTTCTACATCTGCTGTCGCCCAACCGGGCGCAGTGACGACCACAGACCGCTTCGGAAACGCGGGAAACGCCTACGACCTTCCTACTGCTGCATATTTGACATTCGGTGACGTATTTGACGTTGAAACAGGCGGAACCAACGATTTCGCTTTCTCATTCTGGGTAAAATTTGACCAGATAAACAGCACTTACCGATACATGCTTGGCAAGGCCGCTTTTGAAAGCACCTGCGGATTGGCAGGTCGCGAATATGCGTTTTTGATCAATGCTTCCAATCAAGTAGAGGCTCAGCTCTTCGGGGCGCTTACTGGCGGCCACGTGCGCTACAGAACCAATGGTACGGTTTCGGCCAATGCTTGGACGCACATCGTTTATTCCGTGAATGTCGGGCAGTTGATAAGTAACAATCTTTCGGGAATGAAGATCTACATCAACGGTGTACTTCAGACCACCAGCATCTCAGAAACCGTAAGCACCGGAATTGGTAACGGAATGGACAACGGAACGGCTCATTTGAGTGCCGCCCGTTATGCTGGCGCCAGTGGTGCTCAGTGCGGAACAACCCAATATTTGGATGGAAAATTTGACGACCTGCGCGTTTACAACCGTGTTCTTTCTGCTCAAGAAGTCCTTGATCTTTACAACGAGGAGATCTGCGATCAAGCTGTAATCACCACGCAACCGCCAGCTGCTGTAGCATTCTGTAGTGGCGGTTCTGCCGACATTAGTATTGATGTCGCAGATACGGATGCCACTCTTGTTTGGCAGGTGAACACAGGCAACGGATGGGGTTACTTGACCAACCAGACCGGTTCAACGATAACCGTGACCACGGCCGGAACCTATCGGGTAGAAACTCAGAGTGCTTGCGGTGCTTATGGCTATTCTGAAGAGACCGAGGTGGCTGTTGATGCTCCAGCATTCGTTTCGCAAAATGCTTCTCCATCATACATCTGCCCTTCGGTTGGTCATGTAGAACTGAATGCCTTTGCAGTGGGTGAAGGAATGACCTACCAATGGTATCGCAATATGGCAGGACAGCCGTATGGAAACCAGAACTCCATCGTTGGAGCTACTAACGAAACGTATCAAGCTGCAATTCCAGACGTTTATTACACAGTGATAGTTACCGCTTGCGGCAACTCAATCACCTCCAACTATATTCAGGTTGCAAACGGTTCCGATAACTCTATAACCATTGGAGGGTTTTCTCCAGGCCTAGGGACAATCTGTGCGGGGCAAAGCGTAACCATTGTAACACAAGTGGCTCAGAGCAGCTCCTTTGTTTGGTCGCCAGCCAATGGCACAGGCAACGGACAGTATCTCGTTTCTCCAACCGAAACAACCACATATACCGTGACTGCCACCAGCAATACTTTCGGATGTTCGGCTACCACCACTGCAACTGTTACCGTAGTTGACCCTCAACCAGAGATTGTGGAAAACATGGGAACCTTGGAAATAACTGGCGGAACTTTCAATGGCTTTCAGTGGTATTTGGATGGAAACATCATTCAAGGTGCTGTAAGTGCTACTTACACACCAACAGTGGATGGCGATTACACGGTTTATGTAGTTGAGGGTAGCTGCAGCAATACCTCTGACCCATTCGCTTACACAGGCGTTGCAACAGGAATTGCAAATGCTACTACAAACGGTTTAAGCATCTACCCGAACCCGTTCAACTCAGAATTTGTGATTGAAACCATCCAACCAACACAGATTCGTGTGATGAACGCCTTGGGAGAAGTTGTTCTTTCAAGAACGATAAACGGAAGAACAAGCATTGATGCAAGCAGCCTTTCGTCAGGCATCTACTTTGTACAGGAAGAAACTTCAGGAGCCGTGATGAAGCTCGTGAAGAACTGA
- a CDS encoding response regulator: METYFYGAMIKAILVDDEERARKGLKQLLEIAVPEVEVVAMCVNVPDAVIAINLHKPEVVFLDVEMPQYSGLQIGQFFPEMNFHIIFVTAYSEYAIKAFELSAVDYLLKPVQPEKLTDAIRKLKERTASGMMSERMQLAERSAENKDFNRIALPVSDGFLFVEIKDIVLLEADGAYTKVHLENGSELLVSKRLLFFENVLEDRPFMVRVHRSYLVNFNFVKRYSKSESLLVLDNGQTVSVPKEKKAFIEETLQRIKVG; this comes from the coding sequence TTGGAAACGTACTTTTATGGCGCCATGATCAAAGCCATCCTAGTTGACGATGAGGAGCGCGCCCGAAAGGGGCTGAAGCAATTGCTGGAAATAGCTGTGCCCGAAGTTGAAGTGGTGGCGATGTGCGTCAACGTTCCTGATGCCGTGATCGCCATCAATCTCCACAAACCCGAAGTTGTTTTTCTGGATGTGGAAATGCCGCAGTATTCGGGTTTGCAAATCGGGCAGTTCTTTCCCGAAATGAACTTCCACATCATTTTTGTGACCGCTTACAGCGAATACGCCATCAAGGCGTTTGAGCTTTCTGCGGTGGATTATCTACTCAAACCTGTTCAGCCCGAAAAGCTTACGGATGCCATCCGAAAATTGAAGGAACGAACGGCTTCTGGAATGATGAGCGAACGCATGCAATTGGCCGAGCGTTCGGCAGAGAACAAGGATTTCAATCGCATCGCTTTACCTGTTTCAGACGGTTTTCTTTTTGTGGAGATAAAGGATATTGTGCTCTTGGAGGCCGATGGCGCCTACACGAAAGTGCATCTCGAAAACGGCTCCGAACTATTGGTCAGCAAGCGCCTACTCTTCTTCGAAAATGTATTGGAAGATCGCCCGTTCATGGTACGAGTGCATCGCTCCTATCTGGTCAACTTCAACTTTGTGAAACGCTACAGCAAATCCGAAAGTTTGTTGGTGCTTGATAACGGTCAAACGGTTTCCGTTCCTAAGGAAAAGAAGGCGTTTATTGAAGAAACTTTGCAGCGCATCAAGGTCGGTTAG
- a CDS encoding LytTR family DNA-binding domain-containing protein, which yields MKAIIVDDETRARQMLRAMLADLCPEVEVVADCDDLPNGIKAIKRLAPQLVFLDIEMPSYSGLEILDFFSEGEVNFDIIFTTAYDHYAIQAFKVSAVDYLLKPISPNELRAAVLRVINRNKRELEPLELLRQNLNSEANSKLAVPQLNGYRFIDHSDILYLKGERAYATIFLNDGSSVLASRNLKYFEQLLTDSSKFFRCHRSFIVNVDHITEYVKTDGGNLILQGNRHVSVAMDRVPVLMERLGR from the coding sequence ATGAAAGCGATCATTGTGGATGATGAGACCCGCGCACGCCAAATGCTTCGTGCCATGCTGGCCGATCTGTGCCCCGAAGTGGAGGTGGTTGCCGATTGCGATGACCTGCCCAATGGCATCAAGGCCATCAAACGTCTTGCTCCTCAATTGGTTTTCCTCGACATAGAAATGCCGAGCTATAGCGGCTTGGAAATACTCGATTTTTTCAGCGAAGGCGAAGTGAATTTCGACATCATCTTCACCACCGCCTACGACCATTATGCCATTCAGGCGTTCAAGGTTTCTGCTGTAGATTATCTGCTCAAACCCATTTCTCCCAACGAACTGCGTGCGGCTGTTCTTCGGGTCATCAACCGCAACAAACGAGAGTTGGAGCCGCTCGAACTATTGCGCCAGAATTTGAATTCGGAAGCGAACTCGAAGTTGGCGGTTCCGCAGCTGAACGGCTATCGCTTCATCGACCATTCGGATATTCTTTACCTGAAAGGCGAACGGGCCTATGCCACCATCTTCCTAAATGATGGAAGCTCTGTTTTGGCAAGTCGAAACCTCAAATATTTCGAGCAGCTATTGACCGATAGTTCGAAATTCTTCCGTTGTCATCGTTCGTTTATTGTCAATGTCGATCACATTACGGAGTATGTGAAAACGGATGGTGGTAATCTCATCCTGCAAGGCAACCGACATGTAAGTGTGGCCATGGACCGCGTTCCCGTTCTGATGGAAAGATTGGGACGTTGA
- a CDS encoding YgiT-type zinc finger protein codes for MICSTCQIGTCKEGTTEELFNKNGRLIILKDLPAMVCNNCGAKFYSEQTSQIILDNLKKAENSNAELEVISAKVA; via the coding sequence ATGATTTGTAGCACCTGCCAAATTGGAACATGTAAAGAGGGAACGACCGAAGAATTGTTCAATAAGAACGGCCGTCTTATCATTCTGAAAGATTTGCCTGCTATGGTTTGCAACAATTGCGGAGCGAAGTTCTATAGTGAGCAAACCTCACAGATCATTCTAGATAATCTAAAGAAAGCGGAGAACTCAAATGCTGAATTGGAAGTTATCAGTGCCAAGGTGGCCTGA
- a CDS encoding T9SS type A sorting domain-containing protein — protein sequence MRKLYSVLISSLLFSSAFAQTPSNGTQTIDSGGITGIQGHVDNANDDPVFNATGGCPPAVITSQPPSAVGICQGSTTTTISVAVAEQTTTVQWQNFVSDWEDMTGEVGSDLVISLAGYYRAKLTTDCGTISYSVECSVAGSGPVILAPLPSSLYICPTEGFRAITVDAIGSGITYQWQSSPNNNANMSDIVGANDATYNATEGSTYYQVIVSACGVSITSDYVLVNTGVDNSATIFGGNTSICLGASRMLSSQVAHNSVLDWQPGGMTSANVTVSPTETTTYTFTATSTTFGCTASATTTITVIDPQPEIVDNMGTLEVTGGTFFNLQWYLDGNPISGANNYSYTPTADGDYTVSVTESGCSGTSDPFAYTGVATGIADATTNGLNIYPNPFNSEFVIETIQPTQIRVMNALGEVVLSRTINGRTSIDASNLTSGIYFVQEETSGAVMKLVKN from the coding sequence ATGCGAAAACTATACTCAGTACTCATTTCATCCTTACTTTTCTCTAGCGCCTTTGCGCAAACTCCGTCAAACGGAACCCAAACGATCGATTCCGGTGGAATTACTGGCATTCAAGGCCATGTCGATAACGCGAATGATGATCCGGTTTTCAATGCAACAGGTGGCTGTCCTCCAGCGGTCATCACTTCCCAACCTCCATCAGCGGTTGGTATTTGCCAAGGTTCAACCACCACAACCATCAGCGTGGCAGTTGCCGAACAGACAACCACTGTTCAGTGGCAGAACTTCGTTAGCGATTGGGAGGACATGACCGGAGAGGTTGGTTCAGACCTCGTCATATCGCTTGCCGGATACTATAGAGCGAAGTTGACCACCGATTGTGGAACAATCTCTTACTCTGTCGAATGCAGCGTGGCAGGAAGCGGCCCAGTTATCCTTGCACCCCTTCCGTCATCACTTTATATCTGCCCGACTGAAGGATTTCGCGCAATAACCGTTGACGCGATCGGTTCAGGCATCACATACCAATGGCAGTCCAGTCCGAACAATAACGCCAACATGTCTGATATTGTTGGGGCGAATGATGCCACCTATAATGCAACAGAAGGGTCTACCTACTATCAGGTCATCGTTTCCGCTTGTGGGGTTAGTATTACTTCTGACTATGTGCTTGTAAACACTGGTGTTGACAATTCAGCTACCATATTTGGAGGCAATACAAGCATCTGTCTTGGAGCTTCCCGCATGTTGTCCAGCCAAGTAGCCCACAACTCCGTATTGGATTGGCAGCCTGGAGGAATGACTTCTGCAAATGTCACCGTTTCACCAACTGAGACCACCACTTACACGTTTACTGCCACCAGCACCACGTTCGGTTGCACAGCTTCGGCTACTACCACCATCACGGTAATTGATCCGCAGCCCGAAATAGTGGACAACATGGGAACACTTGAGGTAACAGGTGGAACCTTCTTCAACCTTCAGTGGTATTTGGATGGAAACCCCATCAGCGGAGCAAACAACTACAGCTACACCCCAACGGCCGATGGCGACTACACCGTTTCCGTGACAGAATCTGGCTGCAGCGGCACCTCCGACCCATTCGCTTACACAGGCGTTGCAACAGGAATTGCTGATGCTACTACAAACGGTTTAAACATCTACCCGAACCCGTTCAACTCAGAATTTGTGATTGAAACCATCCAACCAACACAGATCCGTGTGATGAACGCCTTGGGAGAAGTTGTTCTTTCAAGAACGATAAACGGAAGAACAAGCATTGATGCAAGCAACCTTACTTCAGGCATCTACTTTGTGCAGGAAGAAACTTCAGGAGCCGTGATGAAGCTCGTGAAGAACTGA